The following proteins are co-located in the Pseudomonas sp. ATCC 13867 genome:
- a CDS encoding MFS transporter, which yields MAQTYSPAAGNAPHSGITKEERKVIFASSLGTVFEWYDFYLYGSLAAIIAKHFFAGVNETTAFIFALLAFAAGFAVRPFGAIVFGRLGDMIGRKHTFLITIVIMGTSTAVVGLLPAHSTIGVAAPIILITLRLLQGLALGGEYGGAATYVAEHAPQGKRGFFTSWIQTTATLGLFLSLLVIMACRTVLGTEAFEAWGWRVPFLLSILLLIVSVYIRLQLSESPVFKRIKEEGKASKAPLTESFGRWDNLKVVIMSLLGGTAGQAVVWYTGQFYALFFLLQTLKIDAQTANYLIAGSLLLGTPFFVFFGSLSDRIGRKPIIMAGCILAALTYFPIFHGLTQFGNPDVFAAQEKNPVTVVADPAQCSFQFDPVGKARFVSSCDLAKSLLAKKAIPYENIKAETGTVAQVHIGDKAIESFEGKGMAAADFKTQSDALTAQLSTALKDAGYPEKADPAKINHLAMLLLLTVLVIYVTMVYGPIAAWLVELFPARIRYTSMSLPYHIGNGWFGGFLPTVAFAMVAATGDIYYGLWYPIVIAVMTAILGTFFLPETKDREIHHG from the coding sequence ATGGCGCAGACATACAGCCCGGCCGCGGGCAACGCACCCCACAGCGGCATCACCAAGGAGGAGCGCAAGGTCATTTTCGCCTCCTCCCTCGGCACCGTATTCGAGTGGTACGACTTCTACCTCTACGGTTCACTGGCGGCGATCATCGCCAAACACTTCTTCGCCGGGGTCAACGAGACCACCGCCTTCATCTTCGCCCTGCTGGCCTTCGCCGCCGGCTTCGCGGTGCGCCCCTTCGGCGCCATCGTGTTCGGCCGCCTGGGCGACATGATCGGACGCAAGCACACCTTCCTCATCACCATCGTGATCATGGGCACGTCCACCGCCGTGGTCGGCCTGCTGCCGGCCCATTCCACCATCGGCGTGGCCGCGCCGATCATCCTGATCACCCTGCGGCTACTCCAGGGCCTCGCCCTGGGCGGCGAATACGGCGGCGCGGCGACCTACGTGGCGGAGCACGCGCCACAGGGCAAGCGCGGTTTCTTCACCTCGTGGATCCAGACCACCGCCACCCTCGGCCTGTTCCTCTCGCTGCTGGTGATCATGGCCTGCCGCACCGTGCTGGGCACCGAGGCCTTCGAGGCCTGGGGCTGGCGCGTGCCCTTCTTGCTGTCGATCCTGCTGCTGATCGTCTCGGTGTACATCCGCCTGCAACTCTCCGAGTCGCCGGTGTTCAAGCGCATCAAGGAAGAAGGCAAGGCGTCCAAGGCGCCGCTGACCGAATCCTTCGGCCGCTGGGACAACCTCAAGGTGGTGATCATGTCGCTGCTCGGCGGTACCGCCGGGCAGGCCGTAGTCTGGTACACGGGGCAGTTCTACGCGCTGTTCTTCCTCCTGCAGACCCTCAAGATCGACGCGCAGACCGCCAACTACCTGATCGCCGGCTCGCTGCTGCTGGGCACGCCGTTCTTCGTGTTCTTCGGCAGCCTCTCCGACCGCATCGGCCGCAAGCCGATCATCATGGCCGGCTGCATCCTCGCCGCGCTGACCTACTTCCCGATCTTCCACGGCCTGACCCAGTTCGGTAACCCGGACGTGTTCGCCGCCCAGGAGAAGAACCCGGTGACCGTGGTCGCCGATCCGGCCCAGTGCTCGTTCCAGTTCGACCCGGTGGGCAAGGCCAGATTCGTCAGCTCCTGCGACCTGGCCAAGAGCCTGCTGGCGAAGAAGGCCATCCCCTACGAGAACATCAAGGCCGAGACCGGCACCGTGGCCCAGGTGCACATCGGCGACAAGGCCATCGAAAGCTTCGAGGGCAAAGGCATGGCCGCCGCGGACTTCAAGACCCAGTCCGATGCCCTCACCGCGCAGTTGAGCACCGCCCTCAAGGACGCCGGCTACCCCGAGAAGGCGGATCCGGCGAAGATCAACCACCTGGCCATGCTGCTGCTCCTGACCGTGCTGGTGATCTACGTGACGATGGTCTACGGACCGATCGCCGCCTGGCTGGTGGAGCTGTTCCCGGCGCGCATCCGCTACACCTCGATGTCGCTGCCCTACCACATCGGCAACGGCTGGTTCGGCGGCTTCCTGCCGACCGTGGCCTTCGCGATGGTGGCGGCCACCGGGGACATCTACTACGGGCTCTGGTACCCCATCGTCATCGCGGTGATGACGGCGATCCTGGGGACCTTCTTCCTTCCGGAAACCAAGGACCGGGAGATCCACCACGGCTGA
- the ccsA gene encoding cytochrome c biogenesis protein CcsA, with amino-acid sequence MSSWIAGLCAALATCALLWLLPPIGNGVLWGGAALIALGALRPHLRPPTWPVAMGVLCGACLAVALHLLADHFQLRYVWLYSSAALPAYLKFSNLWGGDEGTVLLLATFCMAAALSGRQLEGWAGRGMALIAAWYTATAAWLGPFSATPADWLASLPSQGMNAHLQTFWMSFHAPLILGAYAWALAPAGAALGALGQGDSAYAWVMPRYSRRAWLVLTAGIGAGMAWAMEDFTFGQLWHWDPVQTSAFVIWALLGAVLHGARRWRTNGANRRLLPLLSLLAAAMACVAMAVTRSTVLASSHRYIGTTSWLSHLVLALILLVLAAFYLLAGRRAEVTAGRRRGASDWTLDVAIYLFAGTGLLALGALVQAHLYEWLGLERPSELKPFFETLTAWATTAEMDSLRRAFDQWDVDGYGLALWVVPLLAVLGLIGGYSFLRRCGRSRLALLATLAMAAVMLWTGWRGGWLSGGYNGDGMLSQSIVRVLPWLDAALLGGVFLMGCCLFWGALSLWRSRRLGNLRYSGGLALVHGGAVIALVGGLAATALNSYQQISIPPGTSFEQWHSVIGGMELRVLPDSSRPDFSGYHAVAKVELRDGERTLAGHALFQDSRGNPPAYQGPVRQLCEILDYHYARFASDRGYVLHPFIVRGWSGDLQVWVPASARLLKQPGDEIESVVVVRRFPFLSLVWVGLLTMLFGALLLPAGGVLRRRGHTASDGVAQAVSQS; translated from the coding sequence ATGTCGTCATGGATTGCAGGGCTGTGCGCCGCGCTGGCGACGTGCGCGCTGCTCTGGCTGCTGCCGCCGATCGGCAATGGCGTGCTCTGGGGGGGCGCCGCGCTGATCGCCCTGGGGGCGCTGCGTCCGCACCTGCGTCCGCCGACCTGGCCGGTGGCAATGGGCGTGTTGTGCGGTGCCTGTCTGGCGGTGGCGCTGCACCTGCTGGCCGATCACTTCCAGCTGCGTTACGTCTGGCTGTACAGCAGCGCGGCGCTGCCGGCCTACCTGAAGTTCTCCAACCTCTGGGGCGGCGACGAAGGCACGGTACTGCTGCTGGCCACCTTCTGCATGGCCGCCGCCCTGAGCGGTCGCCAACTGGAGGGCTGGGCCGGGCGCGGGATGGCGCTGATCGCCGCCTGGTACACGGCCACCGCCGCCTGGCTCGGGCCGTTCAGTGCGACGCCGGCGGACTGGCTGGCGAGCCTGCCGAGCCAGGGCATGAATGCGCACCTGCAGACCTTCTGGATGTCCTTCCACGCGCCGCTGATTCTCGGTGCCTATGCCTGGGCCCTGGCGCCCGCCGGCGCCGCGCTTGGCGCGCTGGGGCAGGGCGACAGCGCCTACGCCTGGGTGATGCCGCGCTACAGCCGGCGTGCCTGGCTGGTGCTTACCGCCGGCATCGGCGCGGGGATGGCCTGGGCGATGGAGGATTTCACCTTCGGCCAGCTCTGGCACTGGGACCCGGTACAAACCTCGGCCTTCGTCATCTGGGCGCTGCTCGGCGCGGTACTGCACGGCGCCCGCCGCTGGCGTACCAACGGCGCCAATCGCCGCCTGCTGCCGCTGCTCAGCCTGCTGGCGGCGGCGATGGCCTGCGTGGCGATGGCGGTGACCCGCAGCACGGTGCTGGCCAGCTCGCACCGCTACATTGGCACCACCTCCTGGCTCAGCCACCTGGTGCTGGCGCTGATCCTGCTGGTGCTGGCGGCGTTCTACCTGCTCGCCGGGCGTCGCGCCGAGGTTACGGCGGGGCGTCGGCGCGGGGCGTCGGACTGGACGCTGGACGTGGCCATCTACCTGTTCGCCGGCACCGGGCTGCTGGCCCTTGGCGCGCTGGTCCAGGCGCATCTCTACGAATGGCTGGGCCTGGAGCGGCCAAGCGAGCTGAAACCCTTCTTCGAGACCCTGACCGCCTGGGCCACCACGGCGGAGATGGACAGCCTGCGCCGCGCCTTCGACCAGTGGGACGTCGACGGCTACGGCCTGGCACTCTGGGTGGTGCCTTTGCTGGCGGTGCTCGGCCTGATCGGCGGCTACAGCTTCCTGCGCCGCTGCGGCCGGTCCCGCCTGGCGTTGCTGGCGACCCTGGCGATGGCCGCCGTGATGCTCTGGACCGGCTGGCGCGGTGGCTGGCTGAGCGGCGGCTACAACGGCGACGGGATGCTCTCGCAGAGCATCGTGCGGGTGCTGCCGTGGCTGGACGCGGCGCTGCTCGGTGGCGTCTTCCTGATGGGCTGCTGCCTGTTCTGGGGCGCGCTGAGCCTGTGGCGCAGCCGGCGCCTGGGCAACCTGCGCTACAGCGGCGGGCTGGCGCTGGTGCACGGTGGCGCGGTGATCGCGCTGGTGGGCGGACTGGCGGCCACGGCACTCAACAGCTACCAGCAGATCAGCATCCCGCCGGGCACCTCCTTCGAACAGTGGCACTCGGTAATCGGCGGTATGGAACTGCGCGTGCTGCCTGATTCCAGCCGCCCGGATTTCTCCGGCTACCACGCGGTGGCCAAGGTCGAACTGCGCGACGGCGAGCGGACGCTCGCCGGCCACGCGCTGTTCCAGGACAGCCGTGGCAATCCGCCGGCCTACCAAGGCCCGGTGCGCCAGCTCTGCGAGATTCTCGACTACCACTACGCGCGCTTCGCCTCGGACCGTGGCTACGTGCTGCATCCGTTCATCGTGCGCGGCTGGAGCGGCGACCTGCAGGTCTGGGTGCCGGCCTCGGCACGCCTGCTGAAACAGCCGGGGGACGAGATCGAAAGCGTGGTGGTGGTGCGCCGCTTCCCGTTCCTCTCGCTGGTCTGGGTCGGCCTCTTGACCATGCTGTTCGGCGCCTTGTTGCTGCCGGCGGGCGGTGTTTTGCGCCGGCGCGGCCATACTGCTTCGGACGGCGTCGCACAGGCCGTGTCTCAGAGTTAG